A region of Streptomyces sp. R44 DNA encodes the following proteins:
- a CDS encoding chitinase, which translates to MDRTRPLTLLLAGSLAAGGLLALTPAAQAADTELARNGGFEAGLDGWSCTAGSGAVVPSPVHGGTKALQATPAGSDNAKCSQTVTVKPNSTYTLSGWVRGSYVYLGASGTGTTDVSTWTGSAPDWQKLSTTFTTGASTTSVTIYTHGWYGTPAYQADDLSLYGPGGDPVQLPAAPTGLTAGSPTSTTVPLTWTAVSGATSYHVYQGSTRIQTVTAPSATVSGLTASTPYTFQVTAVNSAGESPKSAAVTATTTSGGGGNPGGSLPAHALVGYLHASFANGSGYTRMADVPDSWDVINLAFGEPTSVTSGDIRFTLCPATECPNVESLADFKAAIKAKQAAGKKVLISIGGQNGQVQLATTAARDTFVSSVSKIIDEYGLDGLDIDFEGHSLSLQTGDTDFRNPTSPVVVNLIQAVKTLKAKYGARFVLTMAPETFFVQLGYQYYGSGPWGGQDPRAGAYLPVIHALRDDLTLLHVQDYNSGSIMGLDNQYHSMGGADFHIAMTDMLLTGFPVAGNTDRFFPALRPEQVAIGLPASTQAGNGHTTPAEVNKALDCLTRKTNCGTYQTHGTWPALRGLMTWSINWDRYNQGEFSKNFDAYTWN; encoded by the coding sequence GTGGACCGCACCAGACCCCTCACCCTGCTCCTGGCCGGCTCCCTCGCCGCCGGCGGGCTCCTCGCACTCACCCCCGCGGCCCAGGCCGCCGACACCGAACTCGCCCGCAACGGCGGCTTCGAAGCCGGACTCGACGGCTGGAGCTGCACCGCGGGCAGCGGCGCCGTCGTCCCGTCACCCGTGCACGGCGGGACGAAGGCGCTCCAGGCCACCCCGGCCGGCAGCGACAACGCCAAGTGCTCCCAGACCGTGACGGTGAAGCCCAACTCCACCTACACGCTGAGCGGCTGGGTGCGCGGCAGCTACGTCTACCTCGGCGCCTCCGGCACCGGCACCACCGACGTCTCCACCTGGACCGGCTCCGCCCCCGACTGGCAGAAGCTCAGCACCACGTTCACCACGGGCGCCTCCACCACCTCGGTCACGATCTACACCCACGGCTGGTACGGGACCCCCGCCTACCAGGCCGACGACCTCTCCCTGTACGGCCCCGGCGGCGACCCGGTCCAGCTCCCGGCCGCCCCCACCGGCCTCACCGCGGGCTCCCCGACCTCCACCACGGTTCCGCTCACCTGGACCGCGGTCTCCGGCGCCACCTCGTACCACGTCTACCAGGGGTCCACCAGGATCCAGACGGTCACCGCCCCCTCGGCCACCGTCTCCGGGCTCACGGCCTCCACCCCGTACACCTTCCAGGTCACCGCCGTGAACAGCGCCGGCGAGTCCCCGAAGTCGGCCGCCGTGACCGCGACCACCACCTCCGGAGGCGGCGGCAACCCCGGCGGCTCCCTCCCCGCCCACGCCCTCGTCGGCTACCTCCACGCCAGCTTCGCCAACGGCTCCGGCTACACCCGCATGGCCGACGTCCCCGACTCCTGGGACGTCATCAACCTCGCCTTCGGCGAACCCACCTCGGTGACCTCGGGCGACATCCGCTTCACCCTCTGCCCGGCGACCGAATGCCCGAACGTCGAGTCCCTCGCGGACTTCAAGGCGGCCATCAAGGCCAAGCAGGCCGCCGGCAAGAAGGTCCTCATCTCCATCGGCGGCCAGAACGGCCAGGTGCAGCTCGCCACCACCGCGGCCCGCGACACCTTCGTCTCCTCCGTCTCGAAGATCATCGACGAGTACGGCCTCGACGGCCTCGACATCGACTTCGAGGGCCACTCGCTCTCGCTCCAGACCGGCGACACCGACTTCCGGAACCCGACCAGCCCGGTCGTCGTCAACCTGATCCAGGCGGTGAAGACCCTCAAGGCCAAGTACGGCGCCAGGTTCGTCCTGACGATGGCCCCGGAGACCTTCTTCGTCCAGCTCGGCTACCAGTACTACGGCTCCGGCCCCTGGGGCGGCCAGGACCCGCGCGCCGGCGCCTACCTGCCGGTCATCCACGCCCTGCGCGACGACCTGACCCTGCTGCACGTCCAGGACTACAACTCCGGCTCCATCATGGGCCTCGACAACCAGTACCACTCGATGGGCGGCGCCGACTTCCACATCGCCATGACCGACATGCTCCTCACCGGCTTCCCGGTCGCCGGCAACACGGACCGCTTCTTCCCGGCCCTCCGCCCCGAACAGGTCGCCATCGGCCTCCCCGCCTCCACCCAGGCGGGCAACGGCCACACGACGCCGGCCGAGGTGAACAAGGCCCTCGACTGCCTCACGAGGAAGACGAACTGCGGCACCTACCAGACCCACGGCACCTGGCCGGCCCTGCGCGGCCTGATGACCTGGTCGATCAACTGGGACCGGTACAACCAGGGGGAGTTCTCGAAGAACTTCGACGCGTACACCTGGAACTGA
- a CDS encoding ATP/GTP-binding protein gives MGAPGASGAPGVPVAPPVVAWLDAPRPEAAPGIWRFRHVPPPPPREARKLAPVTVAGLLIPLFVGLLLWSAWRRGAVPYEWIPLATFTPSEWWYAGGTSPRDWHGAEAHVVYDGVFFAVLLYAMARLGAWAELARHLLADRRPPVRAALTAGAALIALTFVWPDAFPGVGWDALPVVAPLLSLVVLLGGGYDVLASPVLVYTLYGLITAAVLWPFARLGDWPGLVRGWLRARAATTDGTPPPLDPAGPPPLSQWPELRAVGQQRAADLLAAELFAGRMNDVDCARVRHGVERRLTSFVDTVLRQGAAAGVHPSGDRDLPGRTATHDLLLGQVRIGRCVAEARNPAAYRGVGLALEPAALATSLLVVGPSGAGKTTRLTGPVVESLTLQALTGACAVVAVGTADAPLGPDGAYDVVVTPGDPASPYDLDLYAGLTDPDEAAALLAEGLAGDVESLDVRRAATVLAQLVGPYRAAHGRFPSVPVLRELLEAGPETLTALLGRLPAEDAAMRRELEARIRQAGTAADAGPLLADRLSLLDRPAFAEFFGADGSDVRPFSLKSVVHHPLRVRIKLPERGHEEASRLLARLVLAQFLAAARTGAKRPHFVALVLDDAHGALTTGTVRSLQRLRPHNAGVVLGLRTLGEVPEALHGPLLGAVGCRVALSGITTWDGRGFAETWGKEWVETTEVAQHTVFAHQPMTRFIHFLRKKVTGVAVTTDAVTTRKVERERWSASELAHSVPPGHAVVSLTTPQGAHTPPVLVDLRA, from the coding sequence GTGGGGGCTCCCGGGGCGTCGGGTGCTCCCGGTGTTCCGGTCGCGCCGCCCGTCGTCGCCTGGCTCGACGCCCCGCGGCCCGAGGCCGCGCCCGGGATCTGGCGGTTCCGGCACGTGCCACCGCCGCCGCCCCGGGAGGCGCGGAAGCTCGCGCCCGTCACCGTGGCCGGGCTGCTGATCCCGCTCTTCGTGGGGCTGCTGCTCTGGTCCGCCTGGCGGCGCGGCGCCGTCCCGTACGAATGGATCCCGCTCGCCACCTTCACCCCCTCCGAGTGGTGGTACGCCGGAGGAACCTCCCCCCGCGACTGGCACGGCGCCGAGGCCCACGTCGTCTACGACGGGGTCTTCTTCGCCGTCCTCCTCTACGCCATGGCCCGCCTCGGCGCCTGGGCCGAACTCGCCCGCCACCTCCTCGCCGACCGCCGCCCGCCCGTACGCGCCGCCCTCACGGCGGGCGCCGCGCTGATCGCCCTGACGTTCGTCTGGCCGGACGCCTTCCCCGGCGTCGGCTGGGACGCGCTGCCGGTCGTCGCGCCGCTGCTCTCCCTCGTGGTGCTCCTCGGCGGCGGCTACGACGTCCTCGCCTCGCCCGTCCTCGTCTACACCCTGTACGGCCTGATCACCGCCGCCGTGCTCTGGCCCTTCGCCCGCCTCGGCGACTGGCCCGGCCTGGTCCGCGGGTGGCTCAGGGCCCGCGCCGCCACGACGGACGGCACCCCGCCGCCCCTCGACCCCGCCGGGCCCCCACCGCTCTCGCAGTGGCCCGAGCTGCGGGCGGTCGGACAGCAGCGGGCGGCGGACCTGCTCGCCGCCGAGCTGTTCGCCGGCCGCATGAACGACGTGGACTGCGCCCGGGTCCGCCACGGCGTCGAGCGGAGGCTCACGTCCTTCGTCGACACCGTGCTCCGGCAGGGCGCCGCGGCCGGGGTCCACCCCTCGGGCGACCGCGACCTGCCGGGCCGCACCGCCACCCACGACCTCCTCCTCGGGCAGGTGCGCATCGGCCGCTGCGTGGCCGAAGCACGGAACCCGGCCGCCTACCGGGGCGTCGGCCTCGCCCTCGAACCGGCCGCCCTCGCCACCTCGCTCCTGGTCGTGGGCCCCTCAGGCGCCGGGAAGACCACCCGCCTGACCGGCCCGGTCGTCGAGTCCCTCACCCTGCAGGCCCTCACCGGAGCCTGCGCGGTCGTCGCCGTGGGCACGGCGGACGCGCCGCTCGGCCCGGACGGCGCCTACGACGTCGTCGTCACGCCCGGCGACCCGGCCTCGCCGTACGACCTGGACCTGTACGCCGGCCTCACCGACCCCGACGAGGCCGCGGCACTGCTCGCGGAGGGCCTCGCGGGCGACGTCGAGAGCCTCGACGTCCGGCGGGCCGCCACCGTCCTCGCCCAGCTCGTCGGCCCCTACCGGGCGGCGCACGGCCGCTTCCCGTCCGTGCCGGTGCTCCGCGAACTCCTCGAAGCGGGCCCGGAGACGCTGACGGCGCTCCTCGGCCGGCTCCCGGCCGAGGACGCGGCCATGCGCCGCGAGCTGGAGGCCCGGATCCGGCAGGCCGGGACCGCCGCCGACGCCGGGCCGCTGCTCGCGGACCGCCTGTCGCTCCTCGACCGGCCGGCCTTCGCCGAGTTCTTCGGCGCCGACGGCAGCGACGTACGGCCCTTCTCGCTGAAGTCCGTCGTCCACCACCCGCTGCGGGTCCGGATCAAGCTGCCCGAGCGGGGCCACGAGGAGGCCTCGCGGCTCCTCGCCCGGCTGGTCCTCGCCCAGTTCCTGGCGGCGGCCCGGACGGGCGCCAAGCGCCCGCACTTCGTGGCCCTCGTCCTCGACGACGCCCATGGGGCGCTCACCACGGGCACCGTCCGCTCCCTCCAGCGGCTGCGCCCGCACAACGCCGGTGTCGTGCTCGGGCTCCGTACCCTCGGCGAGGTGCCCGAGGCCCTGCACGGCCCGCTGCTCGGCGCCGTCGGCTGCCGGGTGGCGCTCTCCGGCATCACCACCTGGGACGGCCGGGGCTTCGCCGAGACCTGGGGCAAGGAGTGGGTGGAGACCACCGAGGTGGCGCAGCACACGGTCTTCGCCCACCAGCCGATGACCCGGTTCATCCACTTCCTGCGCAAGAAGGTCACCGGCGTGGCCGTCACCACCGACGCGGTCACGACCCGGAAGGTCGAGCGCGAGCGCTGGTCCGCCTCGGAGCTCGCCCACTCGGTGCCCCCGGGCCACGCCGTGGTGTCCCTGACGACGCCCCAGGGCGCGCACACGCCTCCGGTCCTGGTGGACCTGCGCGCCTGA
- a CDS encoding ABC transporter permease, which yields MTATLTKEAPGPVEEPVLRKPSTRKRLVPYWLLLPGIVWLLVFFALPMIYQASTSVQTGSLEKGFEVTWHFQTYWDAFQEYWPQFVRSLLYAGTATLLCLLLGYPLAYLIAFKAGRWRNLLLVLVIAPFFTSFLIRTLAWKTILADDSVVVQALNALHFLDVTSWLGWTEGDRVLATPMAVVCGLTYNFLPFMILPLYTSLERIDGRLHEAAQDLYASPATTFRKVTFPLSMPGVVSGTLLTFIPASGDYVNAELLGSTDTKMVGNVIQSQFLRVLDYPTAAALSFILMAIVLGMVTVYIRRAGTEDLV from the coding sequence GTGACCGCGACCCTGACGAAGGAGGCTCCGGGGCCGGTCGAAGAACCGGTTCTGCGCAAGCCCTCCACGCGCAAGCGGCTCGTCCCGTACTGGCTGCTGCTGCCCGGCATCGTCTGGCTGCTCGTCTTCTTCGCGCTGCCGATGATCTACCAGGCCTCCACCTCGGTGCAGACCGGCTCCCTGGAGAAGGGCTTCGAGGTCACCTGGCACTTCCAGACCTACTGGGACGCCTTCCAGGAGTACTGGCCGCAGTTCGTCCGCTCCCTGCTGTACGCCGGGACCGCGACCCTGCTCTGCCTGCTGCTCGGCTACCCGCTCGCGTACCTGATCGCCTTCAAGGCCGGCCGCTGGCGGAACCTGCTCCTCGTCCTCGTCATCGCGCCGTTCTTCACCAGCTTCCTCATCCGCACGCTCGCGTGGAAGACGATCCTGGCCGACGACAGCGTGGTGGTGCAGGCGCTCAACGCCCTGCACTTCCTGGACGTCACCAGCTGGCTCGGCTGGACCGAGGGCGACCGCGTCCTCGCCACCCCGATGGCCGTGGTCTGCGGTCTCACGTACAACTTCCTGCCCTTCATGATCCTGCCCCTCTACACCTCCCTGGAGCGGATCGACGGCCGGCTGCACGAGGCCGCGCAGGACCTGTACGCCTCCCCGGCGACCACCTTCCGCAAGGTGACCTTCCCGCTGTCGATGCCCGGCGTCGTCTCCGGCACGCTGCTCACCTTCATCCCGGCGAGCGGCGACTACGTCAACGCCGAACTGCTGGGCTCGACCGACACCAAGATGGTCGGCAACGTCATCCAGTCGCAGTTCCTGCGCGTCCTCGACTACCCGACGGCGGCCGCGCTCTCCTTCATCCTCATGGCGATCGTGCTCGGCATGGTCACCGTGTACATCCGCCGTGCCGGAACGGAGGACCTGGTCTGA
- a CDS encoding PucR family transcriptional regulator, giving the protein MPPTLASLVQHSALKLIVRAGEDRLDTPVRWAHVSELADPVPYMEGGELLLTTALTLDAEDLEAMRRYVRRLLGAGVVGLGFAVGVNYEEIPPALLDAAREEHLPLLEVPRRTPFLAISKAVSAAISADQYRAVTAGFEAQRELTRAALAEGPEAVVARLAAHVDGWAALYDASGAVVAVSPEWAARRAARLTPDVERLRERPAPASAVVGGTDDRVELQSLGTGRRVRGALAVGTGAPLGTAERYAVHSAIALLTLTTERSRSLQAAEQRLGAAVLRLMLAGQPEPARAVAGDLYGGLLDAPYRLLVAEPAGGEPAAEPPLPVLAEALEAAAARAGEAVLTVAESGQRLVVLAGDGGAVVAACEAYAERESDEAGVVVGLSAPAGPAGAAAAYKQAEQALSVARRRGRALVEHEDLAAGSVLPLLADEAVRAFADGMLRALREHDATGRGDLVASLRAWLSRHGQWDAAAADLGVHRHTLRYRMRRVEEILGRSLDDPDVRMELWLALKATGEDGGGAS; this is encoded by the coding sequence ATGCCGCCCACCCTCGCCTCGCTCGTGCAGCACTCCGCCCTCAAGCTCATCGTCCGCGCCGGTGAGGACCGCCTCGACACCCCCGTCCGCTGGGCGCACGTCAGCGAGCTCGCCGACCCCGTCCCGTACATGGAGGGCGGCGAACTCCTCCTCACCACCGCGCTCACGCTCGACGCCGAGGACCTGGAGGCGATGCGCCGCTATGTGCGGCGGCTGCTCGGCGCCGGGGTGGTCGGCCTCGGGTTCGCCGTGGGCGTCAACTACGAGGAGATCCCGCCCGCCCTGCTCGACGCGGCGCGCGAGGAGCACCTGCCCCTCCTGGAGGTGCCGCGCCGGACCCCGTTCCTGGCCATCAGCAAGGCCGTCTCGGCGGCCATCTCCGCCGACCAGTACCGCGCCGTCACGGCCGGTTTCGAGGCGCAGCGCGAGCTGACCCGCGCCGCGCTGGCCGAGGGCCCCGAGGCCGTCGTCGCCCGGCTCGCCGCGCACGTCGACGGCTGGGCGGCGCTGTACGACGCCTCCGGCGCCGTCGTCGCCGTCTCGCCCGAATGGGCGGCGCGCCGGGCCGCCCGGCTCACCCCCGACGTCGAGCGGCTGCGCGAGCGGCCCGCGCCCGCCAGCGCCGTCGTCGGCGGTACGGACGACCGCGTCGAGCTCCAGTCGCTCGGCACCGGACGCCGGGTGCGGGGCGCCCTCGCCGTCGGTACGGGCGCGCCCCTCGGCACGGCCGAGCGGTACGCGGTGCACTCGGCGATCGCCCTGCTCACCCTTACGACGGAACGTTCCCGCTCGCTCCAGGCGGCGGAGCAGCGGCTCGGCGCGGCGGTGCTGCGGCTGATGCTCGCGGGCCAGCCGGAACCCGCCCGCGCGGTGGCCGGCGACCTCTACGGAGGGCTGCTCGACGCCCCGTACCGGCTGCTCGTCGCCGAGCCCGCCGGAGGCGAGCCGGCCGCCGAGCCGCCGCTGCCGGTGCTCGCCGAGGCCCTGGAGGCCGCCGCCGCCCGCGCGGGCGAGGCGGTGCTGACCGTCGCCGAGAGCGGACAGCGGCTCGTCGTCCTGGCCGGGGACGGGGGCGCGGTGGTCGCCGCCTGCGAGGCGTACGCGGAGCGGGAGTCGGACGAGGCCGGTGTCGTCGTCGGCCTCTCCGCCCCGGCGGGCCCGGCCGGCGCGGCCGCCGCGTACAAGCAGGCCGAGCAGGCCCTCTCGGTCGCCCGGCGGCGCGGCAGGGCGCTCGTCGAGCACGAGGACCTGGCGGCGGGCTCGGTCCTTCCGCTCCTCGCCGACGAGGCCGTCCGGGCCTTCGCCGACGGGATGCTCCGCGCGCTGCGGGAGCACGACGCGACCGGCCGCGGCGACCTGGTGGCCTCGCTGCGCGCCTGGCTCTCCCGGCACGGCCAGTGGGACGCGGCGGCGGCGGACCTGGGCGTCCACCGGCACACGCTGCGGTACCGGATGCGCCGGGTGGAGGAGATCCTCGGCCGTTCCCTGGACGATCCGGACGTCCGGATGGAGCTGTGGCTGGCCCTGAAGGCGACGGGCGAGGACGGCGGCGGGGCCTCCTAG
- a CDS encoding NAD(P)/FAD-dependent oxidoreductase: protein MAPVAMRLAAQSLSDAQPVPFWLEDPGKPGALPALTGTETCDLLVVGGGYSGLWTALLAKERDPSRDVVLIEGREVGWAASGRNGGFCAASLTHGFGNGLARWPGELPKLERMGERNLDAIEETVARHGIDCDFERTGEIDVATEPYQVEELHAWYEEAGRLGLAEGLEFLDRDAVRAEVDSPTFLGGMWDKRGVAMLHPAKLAWGLKRACLDLGVRIYENTPGLQLVSVGAGMGVRTPYGKVVARRVALGTNVFPSLVRRVRAYTVPVYDYALMTEPLSAEQLASVGWKNRQGLGDSANQFHYFRITADHRILWGGYDAVYPYGGKVSAEMDHRPETYLKLAEHFFRCFPQLEGLRFSHAWGGAIDTCSRFSAFFGTAHQGKVAYAAGFTGLGVGATRFGGDVMLDLLAGERTERTDLEMVRSKPLPFPPEPVAWAGIGITKWSLARADENGGRRNLWLKAMDRLGLGFDS from the coding sequence ATGGCCCCAGTCGCCATGCGTCTCGCTGCACAATCTCTCTCCGACGCCCAGCCCGTCCCCTTCTGGCTGGAAGACCCCGGCAAGCCCGGAGCCCTGCCCGCCCTCACCGGCACCGAGACGTGCGATCTTCTCGTGGTCGGCGGCGGATACAGCGGACTGTGGACCGCGCTCCTCGCCAAGGAGCGCGACCCCTCCCGGGATGTCGTACTGATCGAAGGCCGCGAGGTGGGCTGGGCCGCCTCGGGCCGCAACGGAGGCTTCTGCGCGGCCTCCCTCACCCACGGCTTCGGCAACGGCCTCGCCCGCTGGCCGGGCGAGCTGCCGAAGCTGGAGCGGATGGGCGAGCGCAACCTCGACGCCATCGAGGAGACCGTCGCCCGCCATGGGATCGACTGCGACTTCGAGCGCACCGGCGAGATCGACGTCGCCACCGAGCCGTACCAGGTGGAGGAGCTCCACGCGTGGTACGAGGAGGCCGGCCGGCTCGGTCTGGCCGAGGGCCTGGAGTTCCTGGACCGGGACGCCGTGCGGGCCGAGGTCGACTCGCCGACCTTCCTCGGCGGCATGTGGGACAAGCGCGGCGTCGCCATGCTCCACCCCGCCAAGCTGGCCTGGGGCCTGAAGCGGGCCTGTCTCGACCTGGGCGTCCGGATCTACGAGAACACCCCGGGCCTCCAACTGGTCTCGGTGGGCGCCGGGATGGGCGTCCGCACCCCGTACGGCAAGGTCGTCGCCCGCCGGGTCGCGCTCGGCACCAACGTCTTCCCGTCGCTGGTCAGGCGCGTCCGGGCGTACACCGTCCCGGTCTACGACTACGCCCTGATGACCGAGCCGCTCAGCGCCGAGCAGCTCGCCTCGGTCGGCTGGAAGAACCGTCAGGGCCTCGGCGACTCCGCCAACCAGTTCCACTACTTCCGGATCACCGCCGACCACCGCATCCTGTGGGGCGGCTACGACGCGGTGTACCCGTACGGCGGCAAGGTCAGCGCCGAGATGGACCACCGCCCGGAGACGTACCTGAAGCTCGCCGAGCACTTCTTCCGCTGCTTCCCGCAGCTGGAGGGGCTCCGCTTCAGCCACGCCTGGGGCGGCGCGATCGACACCTGCTCGCGCTTCTCGGCCTTCTTCGGCACGGCCCACCAGGGGAAGGTGGCGTACGCGGCCGGGTTCACCGGCCTCGGCGTCGGCGCCACCCGCTTCGGCGGGGACGTGATGCTCGACCTCCTCGCGGGGGAGCGCACCGAGCGCACCGACCTGGAGATGGTCCGCTCCAAGCCGCTGCCGTTCCCGCCCGAGCCGGTGGCCTGGGCCGGTATCGGCATCACCAAGTGGTCGCTGGCCCGTGCCGACGAGAACGGCGGCCGGCGCAACCTGTGGCTCAAGGCCATGGACCGGCTCGGCCTCGGCTTCGACAGCTGA
- the gabT gene encoding 4-aminobutyrate--2-oxoglutarate transaminase, translating into MNAVPQERRVVTAIPGPKSQELQARRLDTVAGGVGSTLPVFTARAGGGIIEDVDGNRLIDFGSGIAVTSVGASAEAVVRRATAQLQDFTHTCFMVTPYEGYVEVCEALAELTPGDHAKKSALFNSGAEAVENAVKIARSYTKRQAVVVFDHGYHGRTNLTMGMTAKNMPYKQGFGPFAPEVYRVPVAYGYRWPTGAENCGPEAAAQAIDNITKQIGAENVAAIVIEPVLGEGGFIEPAKGFLPAIVKFANDNGIVFVADEIQAGFCRTGQWFACEDEGIVPDLITTAKGIAGGLPLAAVTGRAEIMDSVHGGGLGGTYGGNPVACAGALGSIETMKELDLNGKAKRIEEVMKGRLTAMQEKFPVIGDIRGRGAMIAIELVKDPVTKEPHAEAAAALAKYCHNEGVLVLTCGTYGNVLRFLPPLVIGEGLLNEGLDVIEAALATI; encoded by the coding sequence ATGAACGCTGTCCCGCAGGAGCGGCGCGTCGTCACCGCCATCCCCGGTCCGAAGTCGCAGGAGCTTCAGGCCCGCCGTCTCGACACGGTCGCCGGTGGCGTCGGCTCCACGCTGCCCGTCTTCACCGCGCGGGCCGGTGGCGGCATCATCGAGGACGTCGACGGCAACCGCCTGATCGACTTCGGCTCCGGCATCGCCGTGACCTCGGTCGGCGCGTCCGCCGAGGCCGTCGTGCGCCGCGCCACCGCGCAGCTGCAGGACTTCACCCACACCTGTTTCATGGTGACGCCGTACGAGGGTTACGTGGAGGTCTGCGAGGCGCTGGCCGAGCTGACCCCGGGCGACCACGCCAAGAAGTCCGCGCTGTTCAACTCGGGCGCCGAGGCCGTCGAGAACGCGGTGAAGATCGCCCGCTCGTACACCAAGCGCCAGGCCGTCGTCGTCTTCGACCACGGCTACCACGGCCGTACGAACCTCACCATGGGCATGACGGCGAAGAACATGCCGTACAAGCAGGGCTTCGGTCCGTTCGCCCCCGAGGTCTACCGCGTCCCGGTCGCCTACGGCTACCGCTGGCCCACCGGCGCCGAGAACTGCGGTCCCGAGGCCGCCGCCCAGGCGATCGACAACATCACCAAGCAGATCGGCGCCGAGAACGTCGCCGCGATCGTCATCGAGCCGGTCCTCGGCGAGGGCGGCTTCATCGAGCCGGCCAAGGGCTTCCTCCCGGCGATCGTGAAGTTCGCCAACGACAACGGCATCGTCTTCGTCGCGGACGAGATCCAGGCCGGCTTCTGCCGTACCGGCCAGTGGTTCGCCTGCGAGGACGAGGGCATCGTCCCGGACCTCATCACCACCGCCAAGGGCATCGCGGGCGGTCTGCCGCTCGCCGCCGTCACCGGCCGCGCCGAGATCATGGACTCCGTCCACGGCGGCGGTCTGGGCGGCACCTACGGTGGCAACCCGGTGGCCTGCGCCGGTGCGCTCGGCTCCATCGAGACGATGAAGGAGCTCGACCTCAACGGCAAGGCCAAGCGCATCGAGGAGGTCATGAAGGGCCGCCTCACCGCCATGCAGGAGAAGTTCCCGGTCATCGGTGACATCCGCGGCCGCGGCGCCATGATCGCCATCGAACTGGTGAAGGACCCGGTCACCAAGGAGCCGCACGCGGAGGCCGCCGCCGCGCTCGCCAAGTACTGCCACAACGAGGGCGTGCTCGTCCTGACCTGCGGCACCTACGGCAACGTGCTCCGCTTCCTGCCGCCGCTGGTCATCGGCGAGGGCCTCCTCAACGAGGGCCTGGACGTCATCGAGGCCGCGCTGGCCACGATCTGA
- a CDS encoding ABC transporter permease, whose amino-acid sequence MRWIRKNLVVIAGLLTLAYMILPNLVVMAFSFNRPKGRFNYSWQEFSLDAWKDPCGVADMCESLSLSLQLAAWATLGAVLLGTMIAFALVRYRFRARGAINSLIFLPMAMPEVVMAASLLTLFLNMGIELGFWTVLIAHIMFCLSFVVTAVKARVMSMDPRLEEAARDLYAGPTQTFLRVTLPIAAPGIAAGALLAFALSFDDFIITNFNAGSTVTFPMFVWGSAQRGTPVQINVIGTAMFVLAVLMVAAGQIITNRRKKTATA is encoded by the coding sequence ATGCGCTGGATCCGCAAGAACCTGGTCGTCATCGCGGGCCTGCTGACGCTCGCGTACATGATCCTGCCGAACCTCGTGGTGATGGCGTTCTCCTTCAACAGGCCGAAGGGACGCTTCAACTACTCCTGGCAGGAGTTCTCCCTCGACGCCTGGAAGGACCCCTGCGGCGTCGCCGACATGTGCGAGTCGCTCTCGCTCTCGCTCCAGCTCGCCGCCTGGGCGACGCTCGGCGCCGTCCTCCTCGGCACGATGATCGCCTTCGCGCTGGTCCGCTACCGCTTCCGGGCGCGCGGCGCGATCAACTCGCTGATCTTCCTGCCGATGGCGATGCCCGAGGTCGTCATGGCCGCCTCGCTGCTCACGCTCTTCCTCAACATGGGCATCGAGCTGGGCTTCTGGACGGTCCTGATCGCCCACATCATGTTCTGTCTGTCGTTCGTCGTGACGGCGGTCAAGGCCCGGGTCATGTCCATGGACCCGCGCCTGGAGGAGGCCGCGCGCGACCTCTACGCGGGACCGACGCAGACCTTCCTGCGCGTGACCCTGCCGATCGCCGCGCCCGGCATCGCCGCCGGCGCACTGCTCGCCTTCGCGCTCTCGTTCGACGACTTCATCATCACCAACTTCAACGCGGGCTCCACCGTCACCTTCCCCATGTTCGTCTGGGGCTCGGCGCAGCGCGGAACCCCCGTTCAGATCAACGTCATCGGCACCGCGATGTTCGTCCTCGCGGTACTGATGGTCGCGGCCGGGCAGATCATCACGAACCGGCGCAAGAAAACAGCAACGGCCTGA
- a CDS encoding phosphatase PAP2 family protein, translated as MRETPRAEHPQPRPHRAIAHTTGASCPGTPHRSDGRPPHTPRGARQPDPLGRPGTTPPVPGRPALFSALVALVVVTWQVLVHGPLARLDERVSGALVDSVPRRLSELASDLGNMTVALPVLACAMAYAVWRGRRAAALYAGLAMAAVPLLVIPLKEWTARPGPLEPWAHGYYPSGHTATAAVAYFGAAFLVSNRLIPVAAVLTAVTGTGLVLRGFHWPLDVCASLCLSVLVLGVSSRCTRRSSSRTPPGCTGPS; from the coding sequence ATGAGAGAAACACCCCGGGCGGAGCATCCCCAGCCCCGTCCACACCGTGCCATCGCGCACACCACCGGGGCCTCGTGCCCCGGAACTCCTCACCGATCGGATGGCCGCCCGCCCCACACCCCCCGGGGCGCGCGGCAGCCCGATCCCCTCGGCCGCCCTGGAACCACCCCCCCTGTTCCAGGGCGGCCGGCTCTCTTCTCGGCGCTCGTCGCCCTCGTCGTCGTGACCTGGCAGGTGCTCGTCCACGGCCCCTTGGCCAGGCTCGACGAGCGGGTGTCCGGTGCCCTGGTGGACTCGGTCCCCCGGCGCCTGAGCGAACTCGCCTCCGACCTCGGCAACATGACGGTCGCTCTCCCGGTCCTCGCCTGCGCGATGGCGTACGCGGTGTGGCGGGGCCGCCGCGCGGCCGCCCTGTACGCGGGCCTCGCCATGGCCGCCGTACCCCTCCTGGTGATTCCGCTGAAGGAGTGGACGGCCCGCCCGGGCCCGCTGGAGCCCTGGGCCCACGGCTACTACCCCTCGGGCCACACGGCCACGGCCGCGGTCGCCTACTTCGGCGCCGCCTTCCTCGTCTCGAACCGCCTGATCCCCGTCGCCGCCGTGCTGACGGCGGTGACGGGGACCGGTCTTGTCCTGCGGGGCTTCCACTGGCCGCTGGACGTGTGCGCCAGCCTCTGTCTCTCCGTACTGGTACTGGGCGTCAGTTCCAGGTGTACGCGTCGAAGTTCTTCGAGAACTCCCCCTGGTTGTACCGGTCCCAGTTGA